A portion of the Clostridium gelidum genome contains these proteins:
- a CDS encoding V-type ATP synthase subunit K, translating to MEMSLIQFLMDNNGGFILGALGVALAVGMSGIGSAKGVGIAGEAAAGLLCEQPEKFGKALILQLLPGTQGLYGFVIGLLVFFKLSPETTVAQGMYLLFACMPIAIAGLWSGIAQGKVSAAGMQILAKKPEHTTKGLVLAAMVETYALLGFVVSFLLVNGVFK from the coding sequence ATGGAAATGAGTTTAATTCAGTTTCTTATGGACAATAACGGAGGATTTATTTTAGGGGCATTAGGGGTAGCGTTAGCTGTTGGAATGTCAGGTATAGGATCAGCTAAAGGTGTTGGTATAGCAGGTGAGGCTGCTGCTGGATTATTATGTGAGCAACCAGAAAAATTTGGTAAAGCATTAATTCTTCAATTATTACCAGGTACACAAGGTCTTTATGGATTTGTTATAGGATTACTTGTATTTTTTAAATTAAGTCCAGAAACAACAGTTGCCCAAGGTATGTATTTATTATTTGCATGTATGCCAATAGCTATAGCAGGATTATGGTCAGGAATTGCTCAAGGTAAAGTATCTGCAGCTGGTATGCAAATATTAGCAAAAAAACCAGAACACACAACTAAGGGACTTGTTCTTGCAGCAATGGTTGAAACATATGCACTACTTGGATTCGTTGTATCATTCTTATTAGTAAATGGTGTATTTAAATAA
- a CDS encoding V-type ATP synthase subunit E: MSNINNLTSKIIKDAEDKKEVIIQTAEKEKNRILSKKQVEASTAEKIIIEKAEREAVSRKERIISGAKLQARNEKLEAKQEVIREIFESSIETLCNLSKDDFKEFVKESILNSDIVGEQNIILNDSSKKIINKTFLAVINKELGAKASVILSEETRNFKGGFILEKDGIEINNTFEALVNSLKDDLSIDVAIMLFN; this comes from the coding sequence ATGTCTAACATAAATAATTTAACTTCTAAAATAATAAAAGATGCAGAAGACAAAAAAGAAGTTATAATACAAACAGCTGAAAAGGAAAAAAATAGAATACTTAGCAAGAAACAAGTAGAAGCTAGCACTGCTGAAAAGATTATTATAGAAAAAGCTGAAAGAGAAGCTGTTTCAAGAAAAGAAAGAATAATTTCAGGTGCAAAATTGCAAGCAAGAAATGAAAAACTAGAAGCAAAGCAAGAAGTTATAAGAGAAATTTTTGAAAGCAGTATAGAAACTCTTTGTAATTTGTCAAAAGATGATTTTAAAGAATTTGTTAAAGAATCAATATTAAATAGTGATATTGTAGGAGAACAAAATATAATTTTAAATGATTCTAGTAAGAAAATTATTAATAAAACTTTCTTAGCTGTAATAAATAAGGAACTTGGAGCAAAGGCAAGTGTAATTCTAAGTGAAGAAACTAGAAATTTCAAAGGTGGATTTATATTAGAGAAAGATGGCATAGAAATAAATAATACTTTTGAAGCTTTAGTTAATTCATTAAAGGATGATTTAAGCATCGATGTAGCAATCATGCTGTTTAATTAA
- a CDS encoding ATPase, whose translation MALEAIKEIKNSETKAEEIVKSATSEAKDIVQKAIEKSQNQYDDVMLKAKDKANEIINEAIDNGKTSAGNILEKGKKECEDILNVAVDKKNDAVKLVAERIVKIHGNS comes from the coding sequence TTGGCATTAGAAGCAATAAAAGAAATTAAAAATTCTGAAACTAAGGCTGAAGAAATTGTTAAAAGTGCAACTTCAGAGGCAAAAGATATTGTTCAAAAAGCTATAGAAAAATCGCAGAATCAGTATGATGATGTTATGCTTAAGGCAAAAGATAAAGCAAATGAGATTATTAATGAAGCTATTGATAACGGTAAAACGTCAGCCGGCAATATTTTAGAAAAAGGCAAAAAAGAATGTGAAGATATACTCAATGTAGCTGTAGATAAAAAAAATGATGCTGTTAAATTAGTGGCTGAGAGGATAGTGAAAATTCATGGCAATAGTTAA
- a CDS encoding spermine/spermidine synthase domain-containing protein codes for MIKFERNTELDIAMKNLILSMVDVNDYITSILDYTEKVLTPQKEKELIKILKKYHVPYDGLKYDLKILTENPYYKEIKLDSVYSETVRYEKATIKKRTLIPMNFHKPMGKYLFHQHPIGYFDTDIDLPVLKEGSNKVWMSPAISEIESMGDGIEKGHGKCMTMGLGIGVLPYLWLLKDEVESVTIVELNQDVIDLFEKYIRPQFKTDKKLEVIHGNAFDYYNEEFLNQFDYVYVDFWESTEDGLEFYTKLMEKKINFPHMDFWIEDSMLYDLKYIIAPYLYTVYEGKDIIDFISSIDVDSKKFAKKVNRYFKTRNDVIRTEDELLNLIHDKDVLREILGQ; via the coding sequence ATGATTAAATTTGAAAGAAATACAGAACTAGATATAGCAATGAAGAATCTTATACTATCCATGGTGGATGTGAATGACTACATCACATCTATTCTTGATTATACGGAGAAGGTTCTTACTCCGCAGAAAGAAAAAGAACTGATAAAAATACTAAAAAAATACCATGTTCCTTATGATGGGTTGAAATACGATTTGAAAATCCTAACTGAGAATCCGTATTATAAGGAAATCAAACTTGACAGCGTGTATTCCGAGACCGTCAGGTATGAGAAAGCCACCATTAAGAAAAGAACTTTAATTCCTATGAACTTCCATAAACCCATGGGAAAATACCTGTTCCACCAACATCCCATCGGATACTTTGACACAGACATTGATTTGCCAGTCCTAAAAGAAGGCAGTAATAAAGTATGGATGTCCCCTGCCATCAGTGAAATAGAAAGCATGGGAGATGGAATTGAAAAAGGGCATGGGAAATGTATGACTATGGGACTTGGCATCGGTGTCCTCCCATATCTTTGGCTACTAAAAGACGAGGTAGAAAGTGTAACCATAGTTGAATTAAACCAGGACGTCATCGATTTGTTTGAAAAGTACATCAGACCGCAGTTTAAAACTGATAAGAAACTTGAAGTCATTCATGGCAATGCTTTTGACTACTACAATGAAGAGTTCCTGAACCAGTTCGATTATGTGTATGTGGACTTTTGGGAATCTACTGAAGATGGTTTAGAATTTTACACAAAACTTATGGAGAAGAAGATAAACTTCCCTCATATGGACTTTTGGATAGAAGACTCCATGCTCTACGACCTTAAATACATTATAGCCCCATACCTTTATACCGTGTATGAAGGCAAAGACATAATCGATTTTATCTCTTCCATTGACGTAGATTCTAAGAAATTCGCAAAAAAAGTAAACAGGTACTTCAAAACAAGAAATGACGTCATAAGAACGGAAGATGAATTGCTTAATCTCATACATGATAAAGATGTTTTGAGAGAGATACTCGGACAATAG
- a CDS encoding V-type ATP synthase subunit I, with amino-acid sequence MAIVKMNKFTLLAFESKKDELLGALQAFSNAEFINLQDEKLLENNDVLRNLNMDQVDSDIAKWEDQLSKVKFTMQFLEKYVPKKSLIKSLCQEKLSLTMPELETKALGSNWKEIYEEVKQKDDELVALENEETKLKGSVQSLKPYEAFDSPLGVLKDLDKTSYFLGSVETKYEETLNIELNDCYLEIVSKDDQDTYFFMLTNKDNEKVVEDALKRIGFTPFKFEEEETPLKLIYDYNERISLIDANKFILKEKLAGFEEQLKIIHLVYEYYNNLVSRKTISSNFLKTESTSVIQGWVPINQNQKFTTIAKDVLGDDYYLNFEDVKEEEIDQVPILLENNDLNESFEAVTGMYSLPKYNDIDPTPLVTPFYLIFFGMMVADAGYGLLMLIGTLLALKFFHFDDAMKKMVKFFMYLSFPTILFGLMYGSVFGNLIKFKGLIDTGKDFMTILVLSLVFGVIQIFFGLGIKAYVLIKVGKPLEALMDVGSWAITLLSLGGIGAGSMLNIPILKTICIIGAIIGAVLIVVTQGRAAESIGGKIGQGLYELYGITSYLGDLVSYTRLMAIGLSGGSIAGAINMIIKMVPGPIGIFIIGPLLFIIFQTVNLLLSLLSGYVHTLRLTYVEYFSKFYDGGGRAFKPFETTNKYINLKRD; translated from the coding sequence ATGGCAATAGTTAAAATGAATAAATTCACTTTGTTAGCCTTTGAATCAAAGAAAGATGAACTACTTGGGGCTCTGCAAGCATTTTCAAATGCTGAGTTTATTAATCTACAAGATGAAAAGCTACTAGAAAATAATGATGTTCTTAGAAATTTAAATATGGATCAAGTTGACTCTGATATAGCAAAGTGGGAAGATCAATTATCAAAAGTTAAATTTACAATGCAGTTTTTGGAGAAATATGTGCCTAAAAAATCATTAATAAAGTCTTTATGTCAAGAAAAGCTTTCTTTAACTATGCCAGAACTTGAAACTAAAGCTTTAGGCAGCAACTGGAAAGAAATATATGAAGAAGTAAAACAAAAAGATGATGAACTAGTAGCACTAGAAAATGAAGAGACAAAATTAAAAGGGAGTGTTCAAAGTTTAAAGCCCTATGAAGCTTTTGATTCACCTTTAGGAGTTTTGAAAGATTTAGATAAAACTTCTTATTTTTTGGGAAGTGTTGAAACTAAATATGAAGAAACACTTAACATAGAATTAAATGATTGTTATTTAGAAATAGTATCTAAAGATGATCAGGATACATATTTTTTTATGTTAACTAATAAAGATAATGAAAAAGTAGTAGAAGATGCACTTAAAAGAATTGGATTTACTCCTTTTAAGTTTGAAGAAGAAGAAACACCTTTAAAGTTAATTTATGATTATAATGAAAGAATTTCGCTAATTGATGCAAATAAATTTATATTAAAAGAAAAACTAGCTGGGTTTGAGGAACAATTAAAAATTATTCATTTAGTTTATGAATATTATAACAATTTAGTTTCTAGAAAGACTATTAGTAGTAACTTCTTGAAAACAGAAAGTACTTCTGTTATACAAGGTTGGGTACCAATTAATCAAAATCAAAAATTTACTACAATAGCTAAAGACGTATTAGGTGATGATTATTATTTAAATTTTGAAGATGTAAAAGAAGAAGAAATTGACCAGGTTCCTATATTGCTAGAAAATAATGATTTAAATGAATCATTTGAGGCTGTAACAGGAATGTATAGCTTACCTAAGTATAACGATATAGATCCAACGCCACTTGTTACACCGTTTTACTTGATATTCTTTGGAATGATGGTTGCAGATGCAGGCTATGGATTATTAATGTTAATAGGAACTCTTTTAGCACTTAAATTCTTCCATTTCGATGATGCAATGAAGAAAATGGTTAAATTTTTCATGTACTTGAGTTTTCCTACCATTTTATTTGGTTTAATGTATGGATCAGTCTTTGGTAATTTGATTAAATTCAAAGGCTTAATTGATACAGGAAAAGATTTTATGACCATATTAGTATTGTCACTTGTATTTGGAGTTATACAAATATTTTTTGGACTCGGAATAAAAGCGTACGTATTAATTAAGGTGGGTAAACCATTAGAAGCACTTATGGATGTAGGATCTTGGGCTATAACTTTATTGTCTCTCGGTGGAATTGGGGCAGGATCAATGCTAAATATTCCAATACTCAAAACAATATGTATTATTGGAGCAATAATAGGTGCAGTACTTATAGTAGTTACTCAAGGAAGAGCTGCAGAATCAATAGGCGGTAAAATAGGTCAAGGACTCTATGAACTATATGGAATTACAAGTTATTTAGGTGATTTAGTATCATATACAAGACTTATGGCCATAGGTTTATCAGGAGGTTCTATAGCGGGTGCCATTAATATGATTATAAAAATGGTTCCAGGGCCAATTGGAATATTTATTATAGGACCATTATTATTTATAATATTCCAAACTGTAAATTTATTATTATCATTATTAAGTGGATATGTTCATACACTTAGACTTACTTATGTTGAATACTTTTCAAAGTTTTATGATGGTGGGGGAAGAGCATTTAAACCATTTGAAACAACAAACAAATATATTAATTTAAAAAGAGATTAG
- a CDS encoding V-type ATP synthase subunit F translates to MSKKIGVVGDRDSVLAFKALGIDVFPVREFDEAKRTVDKLAMDDYAVIFVTEHVAQGIQETIERYTRKMLPAIILIPSNQGTLNIGMQKISDNVEKAVGVNIL, encoded by the coding sequence ATGTCTAAGAAGATAGGTGTAGTTGGAGATAGAGACTCGGTTTTAGCATTTAAAGCTTTAGGAATAGATGTGTTCCCAGTAAGAGAATTTGATGAAGCTAAAAGAACTGTTGATAAATTAGCTATGGATGATTATGCAGTTATCTTTGTAACTGAACATGTAGCTCAAGGTATACAAGAAACCATTGAAAGATATACTAGAAAAATGCTTCCTGCCATAATATTAATTCCGAGCAATCAAGGAACATTAAATATAGGGATGCAAAAAATTAGTGATAACGTAGAAAAAGCTGTAGGTGTTAATATTTTATAG
- a CDS encoding V-type ATP synthase subunit C: MDKMIFSQVIPRIRVYETKLLDKSKIDRMIDSNSADEALKVLQETEYGIFLSNVKRAQDYEIVLSEELKRLFNVMYDISPIKALVDLMSIKYDYQNIKVILKGMFLKKDLSYLLIPVGSIEVSKLKNSIENDDMGDLPLVMRAAIEKATYEFENTKDPQMIDIILDKYMFKAIIQIKNEIKDAFIDKYVVALIDSTNLKTLLRVKKQNKGRNFFALVIIEGGSIDKDKLLGMLNDSVQNISTKLASSDYAEFVKNGIEYYTQTSSVSLLEKLVDNYIMDMMKNAKIIPFGVEPILAYIYAKETELKIIRIIMVGKLNNISSEVVRERLRESYV, from the coding sequence ATGGATAAAATGATATTTAGTCAAGTTATACCAAGAATTAGAGTATATGAGACAAAACTCCTTGATAAATCAAAAATTGACAGAATGATTGATTCAAATTCTGCAGATGAAGCTTTAAAAGTGCTTCAAGAAACAGAGTATGGAATTTTTTTGAGCAATGTTAAAAGAGCACAGGATTATGAAATAGTATTAAGTGAAGAATTGAAAAGATTGTTTAATGTAATGTATGACATAAGTCCAATAAAAGCTCTTGTTGACTTAATGAGTATTAAGTATGATTATCAAAACATAAAAGTAATTTTAAAAGGTATGTTTCTTAAAAAAGATTTATCTTATTTGCTAATTCCTGTTGGATCTATTGAAGTTTCAAAATTAAAGAACTCAATAGAAAATGATGATATGGGAGATTTACCTTTAGTTATGAGAGCAGCTATTGAAAAAGCTACATATGAATTTGAAAATACTAAAGATCCTCAAATGATTGATATTATTTTAGATAAATATATGTTTAAAGCAATAATACAAATTAAGAATGAAATAAAAGATGCTTTTATTGATAAATATGTAGTAGCACTTATTGACTCTACAAATTTAAAAACTCTTTTAAGAGTAAAAAAGCAAAATAAAGGTAGAAATTTTTTTGCATTAGTTATTATTGAAGGTGGATCTATAGATAAAGATAAACTTTTAGGTATGCTAAATGATTCGGTTCAAAATATATCTACTAAACTTGCCTCTAGTGATTATGCTGAGTTTGTAAAAAATGGTATTGAGTATTATACACAAACAAGTTCAGTAAGTTTGCTTGAAAAATTAGTTGATAATTATATAATGGATATGATGAAAAATGCAAAAATCATACCTTTTGGTGTTGAACCGATTCTTGCTTATATTTATGCTAAAGAAACAGAACTAAAAATCATAAGAATTATAATGGTTGGCAAACTCAATAATATTTCTAGTGAAGTAGTAAGAGAAAGGTTGCGTGAGAGTTATGTCTAA